The sequence ACAGCACCGGGCCATCCGGCGCGCTCTCGTTGGCACCGCGGAGGCTTGCTGAAAGCACCATCGGCGGGAAAAGGGACGCCGCACCGGCATCGATGGAGAACCACACCGGCGCGTGGCAGCACTCGCCGTGGTGGTGTTCGTGGTCATGGTGATAGGGCGGGCAGTCCTTGGAATGCTCCGTCTCGGCATGCGGACCGTGGTCCGTTTTCTCACCACATCCGGCCTTGTGCTCGACCGGCACGCAATTGTCGAAATGCGCCCCGGACGCACGCAGACCCAGACCGGCGAAAAGGCCGATCAGGAGAATTGCGCGGAGCCAAAGGAACATCGAGCGGAACCAAGCACCCAATGCCACCGCTGACAAGCAAAAGCGCATCCCCGGAATAGCCCCGACTCATGCTTCCCGGGAAAACGATTCATCCCTCCCCCGTTTGTTGGAGTCATTCTAACCTTGGCCAGCCGCCCGCCGCCACCCACACTCCCCGCATGCCATCTCCGGATGCCCTCCGCGCCGCCGTGCGGGACGTCGTCGACTTCCCGAAGCCCGGCATCGTTTTCAAGGACATCACCCCGATCCTCGCCAACGGCTCCCTGTTCCGGGACGCCATCACGCTGCTTTGCGAGCACGCCGCGGATCAGAAGATCGACAAGGTCGTGGGCATCGACGCGCGTGGTTTCATCTTCGCCGCCGCCGTGGCCGACCGCCTGGGCGTGGGCTTCGTGCCAGTCCGGAAAAAGGGCAAGCTGCCGTGGAAAACCCGCCAGACGTCCTATTCCCTGGAATACGGCGAATCGGTGGTGGAGCTCCACGAGGACGCCGTGGCTCCGGGCGAGCGCGTGCTGCTGGTCGATGACCTCCTCGCCACCGGAGGCACGGCCGCCGCGGCCCTCCAGCTCCTCGGCGAACTCGGTGCCGAGGTCGTCTCCGTTTCCTTCCTGATCGAGCTCTCGTTCCTCAACGGCCGCGACAAGCTCGCGCCCCATCCCATCCGCTCCCTCATCTCCTACTAACCACCTTTCCCTCATCCCACCATGTCCTGGACACGCTACTGCCAATCCGTCATCCGCTATCCGCAATTCGGCTTCTCCATCGACCTGTCCCGCATGGACGTCGATGACGCTTTCCTTTCGGCCATGCAGCCGAAGATCGCGAAGGCCTTCACCGACATCGCCGCGCTCGAGGCCGGTGAGATCGTGAACCCGGACGAACAGCGCATGGTGGGCCACTACTGGCTCCGCAACGCCGACCTCGCCCCGACCGACGCGCTCCGCAAGGCGATCACCGAGCCGCTTTCCGACCTCAAGGATTTCGCCGAGAAGGTCCACACCGGCCAGGTCAGCCCTCCCTGCGGCGGCGTCTTCAAGCAGATCCTGCTCATCGGCATCGGCGGCTCCGCCCTGGGCCCGCAGCTCGTGAACGACGCCATCGGTCACGGTGCCAAGGTGCCGATCTTCTTCTTCGACAACACCGATCCGGCTGGCATCGACCGCGTGATCTCCGACCTCAAGGAAGTCGGCCTGAACCGCACGCTGGTGCTCGTCATCTCGAAGTCCGGCGGCACCGCCGAGACCCGCAACGGCATGCTCGAGGCCAAGGCCGCCTATGAGGCCGCCGGCCTGAACTTCGGCCGCCACACCGTGGCCGTGACCGGCCTGGGCTCGAAGCTCGACCAGTACGCGATCGACCAGAAGTTCCTCGCCCGCTTCCCGATGGAAGACTGGGTCGGCGGCCGCACCTCGGTGATGTCCACCGTGGGCCTTGTGCCCGCCGCCCTCCAGGGCATCGACATCGACTCCTTCCTCGCCGGCGCCGCCGCGATGGACGTGGAAACCCGCAAGACCGACGCGAAGACGAACGCCTCGATGCAGCTCGCGCTCGCCTGGTACCACGCCGGCAACGGCAAGGGCGAAAAGGACATGGTCGTGCTCCCCTACAAGGACTCGCTCGTCCTGTTCTCGAAGTATCTCCAGCAGCTCGTCATGGAGTCGCTCGGCAAGGAACTCGACCTCGACGGCAAGAAGGTGAACCAGGGCATCGCCGTCTACGGCAACAAGGGTTCCACCGACCAGCACGCCTACGTCCAGCAGCTCCGCGACGGGGTCCACAATTTCTTCACCACCTTCATCGAGGTCCGCAAGGGCCGCAACGGCGAGGGCATCGAGGTCGAACCGTCCACCAGCTCCGCCGACTACCTGCAGGGCTTCCTGCGCGGCACCCGCAAGGCGCTGTATGAGTCCGGCCGCAAATCCGTGACGATCTCCATCCCGGAGGTCACCCCGTTCCAGCTCGGCATCCTCATCGGCCTCTTCGAGCGCGCGGTGTCGTTCTACGCCTCGCTGGTCAACATCAACGCCTACCACCAGCCTGGCGTGGAAGCCGGCAAGAAGGCCGCCACGACCTTCCTGGAACTGCTCAACACCGTCCGCGGCCGCCTCGTGGCGGACGCCCGCACCGCCGACGAAATTGCCGCCCAGTGCGACGCCGATCCGGAGGACGTTTACCACTGCCTGACGCACCTGTCCGCCAACGGCGAGGTCCAGATCGCGATCGGCAAGGATCCGTCCGGCGACACGTTCTCGCTGTAAGGGATTCCGATTTGATCCAAGGAGGCGTTCCTGCGGGAGCGCCTCCTTTTTTGTTTGGGTATCCAGCGGGGTTTACCAAATCCATTTCCAGCGCTAGGATGACGGCATGGAAGGACAGGAAGCCATCGTCATCGACCCGGAGATCCTGGGCGGCACTCCGGTGTTCGCAGGTACCCGCGTCCCCGTGCAGGCACTCTTCGATTACATCGAGCGGGATTACACTCTCGCGGAATTCATCGAGTGTTTCCCGTCCGTCACCCGAGAAATGGCCTGCCGGGTGCTTGACCAATCGGAGTCAGCTCTGGTGTCCCTCGCGTCATGAGGATCCTGCTGGATGAATGCGTGCCTTGGCCGGTTCGCAAACTTCTCCCGGACCACGATTGCCACACGGCTTGGTATCAGGGCTGGGGCGGAACGAAAAACGGTGAACTGCTATCTCTCGCGGACAAGGAGTTCGACTTATTCATCACCGCGGACCGTAATCTCCGCTACCAGCAAAACCTGGCGGCACGAACCATCGCCATCTTGGAACTCTCCACGAACGATCTTCGGAGAATCCAGGCCGCCGCGGTATCGTTGCAAGCGGTTGTGGAATCCATGACCGCAGGTGAATACCGGATTTTGGAAATCCCTTGAGCCGCGTCCGGCGTATTCGAAAGCTTCAGTTGGCGGTGGCTTGTCAGGCCGAACGACGCCCCCCCACAGAGGGAAAGCAGAGCTTCCCCCTACATCCTGAAAGCGGAGCTTTCAGCTACAGCACCCGCTCCGGCTTCCGGCCGCGGAGGTAGTCGGCAGCGCTCATGCGGCGCGCGCCTTCGGGCTGCACTTCGAGAAGTTTCAGCGCGCCTTGGCCACAGCCGATGACGAGGGATCCGGTGGAAAGGTCGATCTCTCCGGCTCCGGGCCCGTTCTCGATCACCTCGGTTTGCGGGAACACCTTCAAGCGGCGCTCCTTGCCGTCCTCGCTTACCGTGAGGTAGGTGCCGGGCCACGGATCGTAGGCGCGGATGCGGCGCTCCAACTCGATCGCGCTCAGAGCGAAATCCAATCGTCCGTCCTCGCGCTCCAGCTTCGGAATGTAGGACACGAGGGCCTCGTCCTGCGGGACGCGTGGAGCGGTGCCGGACGCGAGCGGCTCCAAGGCCTCCGCCATCGCCTCGGCCGCAACATCGGCGAGACGGTCGTGCAATTGGCCGCCCGTTTCACCGGGCAGGATCGGAATCGATTTCGCGAGGATGATGTCGCCCGCATCGAGCTGCTTCACCACATGCATCACGGTGATGCCGGTTTCGGAGTCCCCGGCATCGATCGCGGCCTGGATGCAGGCGGCACCGCGGTAGCGCGGCAGCAGCGAGGCGTGGAGATTGATGCAGGCGAGCCGCGGCAGCTTGATGAGCTTCAGCGGCAGGATCTGGCCGTAGGCCATCACCACCATCAGGTCGATGTCGTAACCGGCCAGTTCCTCGAGCGCATCGCGCACCTTTTCCGGCTGGAGCACCGGGATGCCCGCCTCCAGCGCCACCGTCTTGATGGCCGGTGGCGTGAGCGTGTGATGGCGACCCACCGGTTTGTCCGGCTGGGTCACGAGCAACACGGGCTTTGGCCCGGCTTCGATCAAACGACGGAAGGCCGGGATGGCGATCTCTCCTGTTCCGAAAAAGGCAACGCGCATGACAAAGGGTCTCAGGCCGGCCGCTTCAGCGATGCCTGATAGATGGGCAGCTTGGTGATGTGGTCCACGATGTCACGCAGAACCTTCACGGGGGCCTGGGTGGCATCGATGTCCAGCACCCGCTCGGCGGAGTAGTATTCGAGGATCGGTTTGGTCTCGGCCTCGTAGGTGGCGATGCGCTGCTGGATCACGCGATCGCTGGCGTCGTCCAGGCGGTTCTCCTTGAGCGCCCGCTTCCGCATGCGGCGGGCGAGTTCCTCACGGTCCGGGCAGGACAGGTGGAAGACCTGGTGGACCTCCACGTGCTCGGCGAGGAACTCGGCCTGGCGGACGTTGCGCGGAATGCCGTCGAGGACGAGGAAGTCGATGTCGGGCTTGTAGATGTGGGTCTCGCTCCAGTTCAGGATCTGGGCGTGCCACAGCTCGATGGTCAACTCGTCCGGCACCAACTCGCCGCGGCTGGAGTAGTGGACGAACTTCTGGCCGAGGGCGGTGCGGGTGTCGAGGGAGCGGAAGACATCGCCACAGGCGCAGTGGAAGAAGCGCGGGACGCTGCCAAGGATCTTGCCCTGGGTGCCCTTGCCGGAACCCGGCGCGCCGAGAAACAGGAAGGCCGGAAGTTTGAAATCGAGTTGCTTCGACATAAGGAAAGCCGCGGACCGTACCGGCCGCATGCCCCTGCCGCAAGCACGGATCAGGCGGTTAGATGCGTCGGCAAGACCACGAAAATGGCCACCGGCACGAGGAATACCGCATCCACCAGCACGCGCAGCACGGAATTGGACATCAGGTGGCGGCAGCGGTTCAGGATGTAGAGGAGGGCCGCGGAAATGAAAACCGAGTAGTAATAGGGCCGGATCAAGCCCTCGGTGTCCGGCCTACTATTTCGCTCCATGACTGCAAAGACGAGACACGCCACGGATAGCGCCAGCAAAAGAAGGGTCAGTGTGAGGTCCGCCGTGGCCCGCTCCTCCTCGTTTCCCTGGTCAACTTTTTCCCAGAGATCAATGGCGCTGATATTCGCGATGCACAAAACACCGAAGCAGATGACCTCCGGAGCGAGCAAAAGGTCGAGGCAGCGGAAGCCGCTCCAGCCGTCCATGGCGGGCAAGTAGACGTGCGCGGCCACCGCCGTGCCGTAAGCGAAGGCCATCCCCGCCATCACGTTCTTGGTGTAGGGAATCTGGCCGAGGCGGTGGTTCGTGAAGATGTTCAGCGCGAAAAACCCGAGCACCAGCACGCCTCCGAACAGCGCGTAGTTCAGGATGTCCACGGGCAACGCGGCCAGGGTGGTGATCAGCGCCCCGAGCCCGGCAAGCACGCCACCGATGGCAAACCACTTCCGGTGCTTCAGATGGAACCGGTGGCGTTCTTCCAGGAGCTCCGGCGTCCCGGTCCGCATCGCGGCATCCAGGAGGCGGTCGAACACGTAGATCGCCCACACGACCAAGCCGAGGACCACATAAGCACTCACCGGCAGGTAGTTCGCCCGCCACGTTTTCCCGAACACCCACAGCCACGCGACCGCCACCAGCGGAGCATCAAGGCTCAGCAGGTTCGGAAGCAACCAGAAGGGTGTGCGGCGATCGGAGACCACGG comes from Luteolibacter sp. LG18 and encodes:
- a CDS encoding adenine phosphoribosyltransferase, translating into MPSPDALRAAVRDVVDFPKPGIVFKDITPILANGSLFRDAITLLCEHAADQKIDKVVGIDARGFIFAAAVADRLGVGFVPVRKKGKLPWKTRQTSYSLEYGESVVELHEDAVAPGERVLLVDDLLATGGTAAAALQLLGELGAEVVSVSFLIELSFLNGRDKLAPHPIRSLISY
- a CDS encoding glucose-6-phosphate isomerase; the encoded protein is MSWTRYCQSVIRYPQFGFSIDLSRMDVDDAFLSAMQPKIAKAFTDIAALEAGEIVNPDEQRMVGHYWLRNADLAPTDALRKAITEPLSDLKDFAEKVHTGQVSPPCGGVFKQILLIGIGGSALGPQLVNDAIGHGAKVPIFFFDNTDPAGIDRVISDLKEVGLNRTLVLVISKSGGTAETRNGMLEAKAAYEAAGLNFGRHTVAVTGLGSKLDQYAIDQKFLARFPMEDWVGGRTSVMSTVGLVPAALQGIDIDSFLAGAAAMDVETRKTDAKTNASMQLALAWYHAGNGKGEKDMVVLPYKDSLVLFSKYLQQLVMESLGKELDLDGKKVNQGIAVYGNKGSTDQHAYVQQLRDGVHNFFTTFIEVRKGRNGEGIEVEPSTSSADYLQGFLRGTRKALYESGRKSVTISIPEVTPFQLGILIGLFERAVSFYASLVNINAYHQPGVEAGKKAATTFLELLNTVRGRLVADARTADEIAAQCDADPEDVYHCLTHLSANGEVQIAIGKDPSGDTFSL
- a CDS encoding DUF433 domain-containing protein yields the protein MEGQEAIVIDPEILGGTPVFAGTRVPVQALFDYIERDYTLAEFIECFPSVTREMACRVLDQSESALVSLAS
- a CDS encoding DUF5615 family PIN-like protein, whose amino-acid sequence is MRILLDECVPWPVRKLLPDHDCHTAWYQGWGGTKNGELLSLADKEFDLFITADRNLRYQQNLAARTIAILELSTNDLRRIQAAAVSLQAVVESMTAGEYRILEIP
- the fmt gene encoding methionyl-tRNA formyltransferase yields the protein MRVAFFGTGEIAIPAFRRLIEAGPKPVLLVTQPDKPVGRHHTLTPPAIKTVALEAGIPVLQPEKVRDALEELAGYDIDLMVVMAYGQILPLKLIKLPRLACINLHASLLPRYRGAACIQAAIDAGDSETGITVMHVVKQLDAGDIILAKSIPILPGETGGQLHDRLADVAAEAMAEALEPLASGTAPRVPQDEALVSYIPKLEREDGRLDFALSAIELERRIRAYDPWPGTYLTVSEDGKERRLKVFPQTEVIENGPGAGEIDLSTGSLVIGCGQGALKLLEVQPEGARRMSAADYLRGRKPERVL
- a CDS encoding nucleoside monophosphate kinase is translated as MSKQLDFKLPAFLFLGAPGSGKGTQGKILGSVPRFFHCACGDVFRSLDTRTALGQKFVHYSSRGELVPDELTIELWHAQILNWSETHIYKPDIDFLVLDGIPRNVRQAEFLAEHVEVHQVFHLSCPDREELARRMRKRALKENRLDDASDRVIQQRIATYEAETKPILEYYSAERVLDIDATQAPVKVLRDIVDHITKLPIYQASLKRPA